A part of Diceros bicornis minor isolate mBicDic1 chromosome 32, mDicBic1.mat.cur, whole genome shotgun sequence genomic DNA contains:
- the RIPOR1 gene encoding rho family-interacting cell polarization regulator 1 isoform X1 translates to MPRCALHFPAFIVQDSRRLKCRAPLLLPTAPGALRACMSFPAFSPPGPPRKPPALSRVSRMFSVAHPAPKVPQPERLDLVYAALKRGLTAYLEVHQQEQDKLQGQIRESKRNSRLGFLYDLDKQVKSIERFLRRLEFHASKIDELYEAYCVQRRLRDGAYNMVRAYSTGSPGSREARDSLAEATRGHREYTESMCLLESELEAQLGEFHLRMKGLAGFARLCVGDQYEICMKYGRQRWKLRGRIEGSGKQVWDSEETVFLPLLTEFLSIKVTELKGLANHVVVGTVSCETKDLFAALPQVVAVDINDLGTIKLSLEVTWSPFDKDDQPSAASTVNKASTVTKRFSTYSQSPPDTPSLREQAFYNMLRRQEELENGTAWSLSSESSDDSSSPQLSGAARHSSAPRPLVQQPEPLPIQVAFRRPETPTSGPMDEEGSMAPALANGHVPYSRTLSHISEASVDAALAEASVEAVGLECVARGPSPPAHPDPTPGEHHGPVSSALDPSNSATSPTLSTTSPAHVSTDPAPTAHLDLVHKAPDSSSPELPGPTHTTTSSTCSAISPTHSAPGLTHTNTGSTYKPMLSTLTITGPTPSATDPAQTTTSPTHTVTNLTHTVTSPTDKLMLSTLSTTGPNPSVTGPAQTTTSPTHKPMLSTLITAGPTPNTAGPAQSTTSPTHTTISPTHTTTSPTHTSASPTHTTASPTHKARMSTHTTTCPIPNAKDPVQTTRSPTHPVTSPTLITVSPSTSLDLATLPSPSAHTNPTLPGTDPLSCSPPASIPCTQADPIAPSTSYPSHTCSSWEPLTSPSPDPQEPILQSPNPPPSSLAPVPQHSDFSLAMAAQAPVPGAAGEAGDRRLEEALGALMAALDDYRGQFPELQGLEQEVTRLESLLMQRQGLTRSRASSLSITVEHALESFSFLNEDEDEDHDGPRDRPPSSPEPGAEDSLDSLRSRPLSTECPALDAALVQHLYHCSRLLLKLGTFGPLRCQEAWALERLLREARVIEAVCELSRRWEIPATSAQEVVQFSVSRPGFLTFWDQCTEGLSPFICPVERVLLTFCNQYSARLSLRQPGLAEAVCVKFLEDVLGQKLPRRPQPGPGEQLTIFQFWSYVESLDSPSMEGYVTETAEEVFLVRNLNSDDQAVVLKALRLAPEGRLRRDGLRALSSLLVHGNNKVMAAVSTQLRSLSLGPAFRERALLCFLDQLEDEDVQTRVAGCLALGCIKAPEGIEPLVYLCQMDTEAVREAARQSLQQCGEEGQSAHRRLEESLDALPRIFGPGSMASTAF, encoded by the exons GAGCTTCCCGGCCTTCAGTCCCCCGGGGCCCCCACGGAAGCCCCCAGCGCTCTCCCGAGTTTCCAGGATGTTTTCCGTGGCTCACCCAGCCCCCAAAGTCCCGCAGCCTGAGCGGCTGGACTTGGTGTACGCTGCACTCAAGCGGGGCCTGAC GGCCTACTTGGAAGTGCACCAACAGGAGCAGGACAAACTCCAGGGGCAGATAAGGGAGTCCAAGAGGAATTCCCGCCTG GGCTTCCTGTATGACTTGGACAAG CAAGTCAAGTCCATTGAACGCTTCCTGCGACGGCTGGAGTTCCATGCCAGCAAG ATCGACGAGCTGTATGAGGCATACTGTGTCCAGCGACGTCTCCGGGATGGTGCCTACAACATGGTCCGTGCCTACAGCACTGGGTCCCCAGGGAGCCGCGAGGCCCGGGACAGCCTGGCTGAGGCCACTCGGGGGCATCGAGAGTACACAGAG AGCATGTGTCTGCTGGAGAGTGAGCTGGAGGCACAGCTGGGCGAGTTCCATCTCCGCATGAAAG GGCTGGCCGGCTTCGCCAGACTGTGTGTGGGCGATCAGTATGAG ATCTGCATGAAATATGGGCGTCAGCGCTGGAAACTACGGGGCCGCATTGAGGGTAGCGGAAAGCAGGTGTGGGACAGTGAGGAAACCGTCTTTCTTCCTCTGCTCACGGAATTCTTGTCCATCAAG GTGACAGAGCTGAAAGGCCTGGCCAACCACGTAGTTGTAGGCACCGTCTCTTGCGAGACCAAGGACCTATTTGCTGCCCTGCCCCAGGTTGTGGCAGTGGACATCAATGACCTCGGCACCATCAAGCTCAGCCTGGAAGTTACATGGAG ccccttcGACAAGGATGACCAGCCCTCAGCCGCTTCTACTGTCAACAAAGCCTCCACAGTTACCAAGCGCTTCTCCACCTATAGCCAGAGCCCACCAGACACGCCCTCACTTcgggaacaggccttctat AATATGCTGAGGCGACAGGAAGAGTTGGAGAATGGGACGGCGTGGTCCCTGTCATCTGAATCTTCAGATGACTCATCCAGCCCACAGCTCTCAGGTGCTGCCCGCCACTCCTCAGCCCCCAGACCCCTGGTACAGCAGCCTGAGCCTCTGCCCATCCAAGTCGCCTTCCGTAGGCCTGAGACCCCCACCTCTGGACCTATGGATGAGGAGGGGTCCATGGCCCCAGCCCTGGCCAATGGGCATGTCCCCTACAGCCGGACTCTGAGCCATATCAGTGAGGCCAGTGTGGATGCTGCCTTGGCTGAGGCTTCAGTGGAGGCTGTGGGCCTAGAATGCGTAGCCCGGGGACCTAGCCCACCAGCACACCCAGATCCCACCCCTGGGGAACACCATGGTCCTGTTTCTTCTGCCCTGGACCCTAGCAATTCTGCTACAAGTCCCACTCTTAGTACAACAAGCCCTGCCCACGTGTCTACAGACCCTGCCCCAACTGCACACCTAGACTTGGTTCATAAGGCCCCAGACTCTAGCTCTCCTGAACTGCCAGGCCCTACCCACACTACTACAAGCTCCACCTGTAGTGCCATAAGCCCTACCCACAGTGCTCCAGGTCTCACTCACACTAACACAGGTTCCACCTACAAGCCCATGCTCTCTACCCTCACTATTACAGGCCCTACCCCCAGTGCCACAGACCCAGCCCAGACCACCACAAGTCCCACCCACACTGTCACAAACCTGACACATACTGTCACAAGCCCCACAGACAAGCTCATGCTTTCTACTCTCAGTACTACAGGCCCCAACCCCAGTGTCACAGGCCCAGCCCAGACCACCACAAGCCCCACCCACAAGCCAATGCTTTCTACCCTTATAACTGCAGGTCCTACCCCCAATACTGCAGGCCCAGCCCAGAGCACCACAAGCCCCACCCATACTACCATAAGCCCCACCCATACTACCACAAGCCCCACCCACACTTCTGCAAGCCCCACCCACACTACTGCAAGCCCTACTCACAAAGCCAGGATGTCAACTCACACCACTACATGTCCTATCCCCAATGCTAAGGACCCAGTCCAGACCACCAGGAGCCCCACCCATCCTGTCACAAGCCCCACCCTTATAACTGTAAGCCCTTCTACTTCTCTAGACCTCGCCACACTCCCCAGCCCCTCTGCACACACAAACCCCACTCTCCCAGGCACTGATCCCCTGTCCTGTAGCCCCCCAGCCTCCATTCCCTGCACTCAGGCAGACCCCATAGCCCCCAGCACCTCTTACCCAAGTCATACCTGTTCCAGTTGGGAACCCCTCACAAGCCCTTCCCCAGACCCCCAAGAGCCCATCCTTCAGAGCCCAAACCCTCCTCCCTCATCCCTAGCCCCTGTGCCCCAGCACTCAGACTTTAGCCTGGCCATGGCTGCCCAGGCCCCAGTTCCAGGGGCAGCTGGAGAGGCTGGGGACAGGAGGCTGGAGGAGGCACTGGGGGCCCTAATGGCTGCCCTGGATGACTATCGTGGCCAGTTCCCTGAGCTGCAAGGCCTGGAGCAGGAAGTGACCCGGCTGGAGAGTCTGCTCATG CAGAGACAAGGCCTGACTCGAAGCCGGGCCTCCAGTCTTAGCATCACCGTGGAGCATGCACTggagagcttcagtttcctcaacgaGGATGAAGATGAAGACCATGATGGTCCTAGGGACAG GCCCCCAAGCAGCCCGGAGCCTGGGGCTGAGGACAGCCTCGACTCGCTCAGGTCCCGTCCCCTCAGCACAGAGTGTCCAGCTCTGGACGCTGCCTTGGTCCAGCACCTGTACCACTGCAGTCGCCTCCTGCTG AAACTGGGCACATTTGGGCCCCTGCGCTGCCAGGAGGCATGGGCCCTGGAGCGGCTGCTGCGGGAGGCCCGAGTAATTGAGGCAGTATGCGAGCTTAGCAGGCGATGGGAAATCCCTGCCACCTCCGCCCAGGAAG TGGTGCAGTTCTCAGTCTCTCGGCCCGGCTTCCTGACCTTCTGGGACCAGTGCACGGAGGGACTCAGCCCCTTCATCTGCCCTGTGGAGCGGGTGCTCCTCACCTTCTGCAATCAATACAGTGCCCGTCTCTCCCTGCGCCAGCCAGGCTTAGCAGAGGCTG TATGTGTCAAGTTTCTGGAGGATGTCCTGGGGCAGAAGCTGCCCAGGAGACCCCAGCCAGGCCCTGGAGAGCAGCTCACCATCTTCCAGTTCTGGAGTTACGTCGAATCCTTGGACAGCCCTTCCATGGAGGGCTATGTGACTGAGACCGCTGAGGAGG TGTTTCTGGTGCGGAATCTGAACTCAGATGACCAGGCTGTTGTGCTGAAGGCCCTGAGGTTGGCGCCTGAAGGGAGGCTACGAAGGGATGGGCTCCGGGCCCTCAGCTCCCTGCTCGTCCATGGCAACAACAAGGTCATGGCTGCTGTCAGTACCCAGCTCCGGAGCCTGTCACTGGGCCCTGCCTTCCGGGAAAGA GCCCTACTGTGTTTCCTGGACCAGCTTGAGGATGAGGATGTGCAGACGAGAGTAGCTggctgcctggccctgggctgcaTCAAG GCTCCCGAGGGCATTGAGCCCCTGGTGTACCTGTGCCAGATGGACACAGAAGCCGTGAGGGAAGCTGCTCGGCAGAGCCTGCAACAGTGTG GGGAAGAAGGACAATCTGCCCATCGACGGCTGGAGGAGTCACTGGACGCCCTGCCCCGAATCTTTGGGCCCGGCAGCATGGCCAGCACGGCATTCTAA
- the RIPOR1 gene encoding rho family-interacting cell polarization regulator 1 isoform X2 encodes MPRCALHFPAFIVQDSRRLKCRAPLLLPTAPGALRACMSFPAFSPPGPPRKPPALSRVSRMFSVAHPAPKVPQPERLDLVYAALKRGLTAYLEVHQQEQDKLQGQIRESKRNSRLGFLYDLDKQVKSIERFLRRLEFHASKIDELYEAYCVQRRLRDGAYNMVRAYSTGSPGSREARDSLAEATRGHREYTESMCLLESELEAQLGEFHLRMKGLAGFARLCVGDQYEICMKYGRQRWKLRGRIEGSGKQVWDSEETVFLPLLTEFLSIKVTELKGLANHVVVGTVSCETKDLFAALPQVVAVDINDLGTIKLSLEVTWSPFDKDDQPSAASTVNKASTVTKRFSTYSQSPPDTPSLREQAFYNMLRRQEELENGTAWSLSSESSDDSSSPQLSGAARHSSAPRPLVQQPEPLPIQVAFRRPETPTSGPMDEEGSMAPALANGHVPYSRTLSHISEASVDAALAEASVEAVGLECVARGPSPPAHPDPTPGEHHGPVSSALDPSNSATSPTLSTTSPAHVSTDPAPTAHLDLVHKAPDSSSPELPGPTHTTTSSTCSAISPTHSAPGLTHTNTGSTYKPMLSTLTITGPTPSATDPAQTTTSPTHTVTNLTHTVTSPTDKLMLSTLSTTGPNPSVTGPAQTTTSPTHKPMLSTLITAGPTPNTAGPAQSTTSPTHTTISPTHTTTSPTHTSASPTHTTASPTHKARMSTHTTTCPIPNAKDPVQTTRSPTHPVTSPTLITVSPSTSLDLATLPSPSAHTNPTLPGTDPLSCSPPASIPCTQADPIAPSTSYPSHTCSSWEPLTSPSPDPQEPILQSPNPPPSSLAPVPQHSDFSLAMAAQAPVPGAAGEAGDRRLEEALGALMAALDDYRGQFPELQGLEQEVTRLESLLMRQGLTRSRASSLSITVEHALESFSFLNEDEDEDHDGPRDRPPSSPEPGAEDSLDSLRSRPLSTECPALDAALVQHLYHCSRLLLKLGTFGPLRCQEAWALERLLREARVIEAVCELSRRWEIPATSAQEVVQFSVSRPGFLTFWDQCTEGLSPFICPVERVLLTFCNQYSARLSLRQPGLAEAVCVKFLEDVLGQKLPRRPQPGPGEQLTIFQFWSYVESLDSPSMEGYVTETAEEVFLVRNLNSDDQAVVLKALRLAPEGRLRRDGLRALSSLLVHGNNKVMAAVSTQLRSLSLGPAFRERALLCFLDQLEDEDVQTRVAGCLALGCIKAPEGIEPLVYLCQMDTEAVREAARQSLQQCGEEGQSAHRRLEESLDALPRIFGPGSMASTAF; translated from the exons GAGCTTCCCGGCCTTCAGTCCCCCGGGGCCCCCACGGAAGCCCCCAGCGCTCTCCCGAGTTTCCAGGATGTTTTCCGTGGCTCACCCAGCCCCCAAAGTCCCGCAGCCTGAGCGGCTGGACTTGGTGTACGCTGCACTCAAGCGGGGCCTGAC GGCCTACTTGGAAGTGCACCAACAGGAGCAGGACAAACTCCAGGGGCAGATAAGGGAGTCCAAGAGGAATTCCCGCCTG GGCTTCCTGTATGACTTGGACAAG CAAGTCAAGTCCATTGAACGCTTCCTGCGACGGCTGGAGTTCCATGCCAGCAAG ATCGACGAGCTGTATGAGGCATACTGTGTCCAGCGACGTCTCCGGGATGGTGCCTACAACATGGTCCGTGCCTACAGCACTGGGTCCCCAGGGAGCCGCGAGGCCCGGGACAGCCTGGCTGAGGCCACTCGGGGGCATCGAGAGTACACAGAG AGCATGTGTCTGCTGGAGAGTGAGCTGGAGGCACAGCTGGGCGAGTTCCATCTCCGCATGAAAG GGCTGGCCGGCTTCGCCAGACTGTGTGTGGGCGATCAGTATGAG ATCTGCATGAAATATGGGCGTCAGCGCTGGAAACTACGGGGCCGCATTGAGGGTAGCGGAAAGCAGGTGTGGGACAGTGAGGAAACCGTCTTTCTTCCTCTGCTCACGGAATTCTTGTCCATCAAG GTGACAGAGCTGAAAGGCCTGGCCAACCACGTAGTTGTAGGCACCGTCTCTTGCGAGACCAAGGACCTATTTGCTGCCCTGCCCCAGGTTGTGGCAGTGGACATCAATGACCTCGGCACCATCAAGCTCAGCCTGGAAGTTACATGGAG ccccttcGACAAGGATGACCAGCCCTCAGCCGCTTCTACTGTCAACAAAGCCTCCACAGTTACCAAGCGCTTCTCCACCTATAGCCAGAGCCCACCAGACACGCCCTCACTTcgggaacaggccttctat AATATGCTGAGGCGACAGGAAGAGTTGGAGAATGGGACGGCGTGGTCCCTGTCATCTGAATCTTCAGATGACTCATCCAGCCCACAGCTCTCAGGTGCTGCCCGCCACTCCTCAGCCCCCAGACCCCTGGTACAGCAGCCTGAGCCTCTGCCCATCCAAGTCGCCTTCCGTAGGCCTGAGACCCCCACCTCTGGACCTATGGATGAGGAGGGGTCCATGGCCCCAGCCCTGGCCAATGGGCATGTCCCCTACAGCCGGACTCTGAGCCATATCAGTGAGGCCAGTGTGGATGCTGCCTTGGCTGAGGCTTCAGTGGAGGCTGTGGGCCTAGAATGCGTAGCCCGGGGACCTAGCCCACCAGCACACCCAGATCCCACCCCTGGGGAACACCATGGTCCTGTTTCTTCTGCCCTGGACCCTAGCAATTCTGCTACAAGTCCCACTCTTAGTACAACAAGCCCTGCCCACGTGTCTACAGACCCTGCCCCAACTGCACACCTAGACTTGGTTCATAAGGCCCCAGACTCTAGCTCTCCTGAACTGCCAGGCCCTACCCACACTACTACAAGCTCCACCTGTAGTGCCATAAGCCCTACCCACAGTGCTCCAGGTCTCACTCACACTAACACAGGTTCCACCTACAAGCCCATGCTCTCTACCCTCACTATTACAGGCCCTACCCCCAGTGCCACAGACCCAGCCCAGACCACCACAAGTCCCACCCACACTGTCACAAACCTGACACATACTGTCACAAGCCCCACAGACAAGCTCATGCTTTCTACTCTCAGTACTACAGGCCCCAACCCCAGTGTCACAGGCCCAGCCCAGACCACCACAAGCCCCACCCACAAGCCAATGCTTTCTACCCTTATAACTGCAGGTCCTACCCCCAATACTGCAGGCCCAGCCCAGAGCACCACAAGCCCCACCCATACTACCATAAGCCCCACCCATACTACCACAAGCCCCACCCACACTTCTGCAAGCCCCACCCACACTACTGCAAGCCCTACTCACAAAGCCAGGATGTCAACTCACACCACTACATGTCCTATCCCCAATGCTAAGGACCCAGTCCAGACCACCAGGAGCCCCACCCATCCTGTCACAAGCCCCACCCTTATAACTGTAAGCCCTTCTACTTCTCTAGACCTCGCCACACTCCCCAGCCCCTCTGCACACACAAACCCCACTCTCCCAGGCACTGATCCCCTGTCCTGTAGCCCCCCAGCCTCCATTCCCTGCACTCAGGCAGACCCCATAGCCCCCAGCACCTCTTACCCAAGTCATACCTGTTCCAGTTGGGAACCCCTCACAAGCCCTTCCCCAGACCCCCAAGAGCCCATCCTTCAGAGCCCAAACCCTCCTCCCTCATCCCTAGCCCCTGTGCCCCAGCACTCAGACTTTAGCCTGGCCATGGCTGCCCAGGCCCCAGTTCCAGGGGCAGCTGGAGAGGCTGGGGACAGGAGGCTGGAGGAGGCACTGGGGGCCCTAATGGCTGCCCTGGATGACTATCGTGGCCAGTTCCCTGAGCTGCAAGGCCTGGAGCAGGAAGTGACCCGGCTGGAGAGTCTGCTCATG AGACAAGGCCTGACTCGAAGCCGGGCCTCCAGTCTTAGCATCACCGTGGAGCATGCACTggagagcttcagtttcctcaacgaGGATGAAGATGAAGACCATGATGGTCCTAGGGACAG GCCCCCAAGCAGCCCGGAGCCTGGGGCTGAGGACAGCCTCGACTCGCTCAGGTCCCGTCCCCTCAGCACAGAGTGTCCAGCTCTGGACGCTGCCTTGGTCCAGCACCTGTACCACTGCAGTCGCCTCCTGCTG AAACTGGGCACATTTGGGCCCCTGCGCTGCCAGGAGGCATGGGCCCTGGAGCGGCTGCTGCGGGAGGCCCGAGTAATTGAGGCAGTATGCGAGCTTAGCAGGCGATGGGAAATCCCTGCCACCTCCGCCCAGGAAG TGGTGCAGTTCTCAGTCTCTCGGCCCGGCTTCCTGACCTTCTGGGACCAGTGCACGGAGGGACTCAGCCCCTTCATCTGCCCTGTGGAGCGGGTGCTCCTCACCTTCTGCAATCAATACAGTGCCCGTCTCTCCCTGCGCCAGCCAGGCTTAGCAGAGGCTG TATGTGTCAAGTTTCTGGAGGATGTCCTGGGGCAGAAGCTGCCCAGGAGACCCCAGCCAGGCCCTGGAGAGCAGCTCACCATCTTCCAGTTCTGGAGTTACGTCGAATCCTTGGACAGCCCTTCCATGGAGGGCTATGTGACTGAGACCGCTGAGGAGG TGTTTCTGGTGCGGAATCTGAACTCAGATGACCAGGCTGTTGTGCTGAAGGCCCTGAGGTTGGCGCCTGAAGGGAGGCTACGAAGGGATGGGCTCCGGGCCCTCAGCTCCCTGCTCGTCCATGGCAACAACAAGGTCATGGCTGCTGTCAGTACCCAGCTCCGGAGCCTGTCACTGGGCCCTGCCTTCCGGGAAAGA GCCCTACTGTGTTTCCTGGACCAGCTTGAGGATGAGGATGTGCAGACGAGAGTAGCTggctgcctggccctgggctgcaTCAAG GCTCCCGAGGGCATTGAGCCCCTGGTGTACCTGTGCCAGATGGACACAGAAGCCGTGAGGGAAGCTGCTCGGCAGAGCCTGCAACAGTGTG GGGAAGAAGGACAATCTGCCCATCGACGGCTGGAGGAGTCACTGGACGCCCTGCCCCGAATCTTTGGGCCCGGCAGCATGGCCAGCACGGCATTCTAA